In Rickettsiella endosymbiont of Aleochara curtula, one genomic interval encodes:
- a CDS encoding PhoH family protein — MNTQAYTFQLIPEDNHRLANLCGPFDQHLRQIEQKLNVCIYNRGHDFQINGPDPAVEVAAKVLHHLYAETGTKKTTLTANTIHLVLQTAQTDPNMTLEPTQTPGIMIQTKRGPIKPHSPNQAIYIERILNHDINFGLGPAGTGKTYLAVACAVSALEKEQVSRVVLVRPAVEAGEKLGFLPGDFSQKLDPYFRPLYDALNDMLGFELVMQLVEQHIIEVVPLAYMRGRTLNDAFIILDEAQNTTKEQMKMFLTRIGFNSKVVVSGDTTQTDLPRGLESGLCHCLNILKNIKGISFTEFQMQDIVRHTLVQAILQAYAQNENQRKAH; from the coding sequence TTGAATACTCAAGCTTATACTTTCCAACTCATACCCGAAGATAATCATCGTTTAGCGAATCTTTGCGGTCCATTTGATCAACATTTACGTCAAATTGAACAAAAACTTAACGTTTGTATTTATAATCGCGGCCATGATTTTCAAATTAATGGTCCTGACCCTGCTGTCGAAGTGGCTGCCAAGGTATTACACCATCTTTACGCGGAAACTGGCACAAAAAAAACCACATTGACTGCCAATACTATTCATTTAGTGCTGCAAACCGCGCAAACTGATCCCAACATGACATTAGAGCCCACGCAAACTCCAGGTATAATGATCCAAACCAAACGTGGTCCCATCAAACCACATAGCCCTAACCAAGCGATATATATTGAGCGGATTTTAAATCACGATATTAATTTTGGTTTAGGACCCGCTGGAACTGGTAAAACTTATTTGGCTGTGGCTTGCGCGGTATCCGCTTTAGAAAAAGAACAAGTTAGTCGTGTCGTGCTCGTTAGACCTGCGGTTGAAGCCGGTGAAAAATTAGGTTTTTTACCCGGCGATTTTTCGCAAAAACTCGATCCCTATTTTCGTCCCCTTTATGATGCATTGAATGACATGCTCGGTTTTGAGTTGGTCATGCAACTCGTCGAACAACATATTATTGAAGTCGTTCCTTTAGCTTATATGCGCGGACGTACGTTAAATGATGCCTTTATTATTTTGGATGAAGCACAAAACACCACGAAAGAACAAATGAAAATGTTTTTAACACGCATCGGTTTTAACTCCAAAGTGGTTGTGAGTGGTGATACCACACAAACAGATTTACCGCGAGGCCTAGAATCAGGTCTGTGTCATTGTTTAAATATTTTAAAAAATATAAAGGGTATCAGCTTTACTGAATTCCAAATGCAAGATATTGTTAGGCATACTTTGGTACAAGCAATACTACAAGCCTATGCGCAAAACGAAAATCAAAGAAAAGCGCATTAA
- the ybeY gene encoding rRNA maturation RNase YbeY — translation MRKTKIKEKRIKITIQALTSNTFIPSRYFLQRWVNKALSKQVGTNAVNIRLVSKKESAALNSTYRHKNGPTNILSFPFEPPPGVSSAFLGDLVICAPLVNQQAKQQAKTPLTHWAHLVIHGCLHLIGYDHVHDKDATKMETLEIQLLEDLGYENPYI, via the coding sequence ATGCGCAAAACGAAAATCAAAGAAAAGCGCATTAAAATTACCATACAAGCTCTTACTAGTAACACTTTTATTCCTAGTCGTTATTTCCTACAACGATGGGTAAACAAAGCATTATCCAAACAAGTGGGGACTAACGCAGTGAACATACGACTCGTTAGCAAAAAGGAAAGTGCTGCGCTAAATAGCACTTACCGACATAAAAATGGCCCTACTAATATTTTATCCTTTCCTTTTGAGCCACCACCTGGAGTTTCCTCAGCGTTTTTAGGCGATTTAGTCATATGTGCCCCACTCGTTAATCAACAAGCCAAACAACAAGCGAAAACCCCTCTAACTCATTGGGCACATCTTGTTATTCATGGCTGTTTACACTTAATAGGTTATGATCATGTTCATGATAAAGATGCCACCAAAATGGAAACTTTAGAAATTCAATTATTAGAGGACTTAGGTTATGAAAACCCCTATATCTGA
- a CDS encoding HlyC/CorC family transporter yields MKTPISDDKLKIKKNRRPWLTRVHQAFKQGPRNRKQLIELLYYAQQRNLLNAQALKMLEGVLQISDIHVRDIMVPHAKITVLSEKAHLPELLPLVIESGHSRFPVINDERRVIGLLLAKDLLKYNPLSHQNDFDIHDIIRPVVFIPESKRLDSLLEEFQHKHYHMAIVVDEYGAVSGLVTIEDVLEEIVGEIEDEYDANDEVFIQEQNPNQFIVKAMMPIEDFNDFFNSHLATNQFDTIGGVIANRFGYLPKRGASTTIHPFRFKVLRADNRLIRLLQVNIEKTN; encoded by the coding sequence ATGAAAACCCCTATATCTGACGATAAACTTAAGATTAAAAAAAATCGTCGGCCCTGGTTAACGCGTGTTCATCAAGCCTTTAAACAAGGACCAAGAAATAGAAAACAACTTATTGAGTTATTGTATTATGCCCAACAACGCAATTTACTCAATGCGCAAGCACTTAAAATGCTCGAAGGCGTATTACAAATCTCGGATATACACGTCAGAGATATTATGGTACCGCATGCCAAAATTACGGTTCTTTCTGAAAAAGCACACTTGCCTGAACTGCTACCACTCGTAATCGAATCCGGCCATTCGCGTTTCCCGGTGATTAATGATGAACGAAGAGTTATTGGTTTATTACTGGCTAAAGATTTACTCAAATACAATCCCTTATCTCACCAAAACGACTTTGATATCCACGATATTATTCGTCCGGTGGTGTTTATACCAGAAAGTAAACGGCTAGACAGTTTACTCGAAGAATTTCAGCATAAACATTATCACATGGCTATTGTCGTAGACGAATATGGCGCTGTGTCGGGTCTGGTTACCATTGAAGATGTTTTAGAAGAGATTGTTGGCGAAATTGAAGATGAATACGATGCCAATGACGAGGTTTTTATACAGGAACAAAATCCTAATCAATTTATTGTCAAAGCTATGATGCCCATTGAAGATTTTAATGACTTTTTTAATTCGCATTTGGCAACGAATCAATTTGATACCATAGGTGGCGTGATCGCAAATCGCTTTGGTTATTTACCGAAACGCGGTGCCAGCACCACTATTCATCCTTTTCGATTTAAAGTGTTACGCGCTGATAATCGACTTATTCGCTTACTTCAAGTCAATATTGAAAAAACCAACTAG
- a CDS encoding NAD-dependent succinate-semialdehyde dehydrogenase: MKLNNASLFQQNCFINRKWIQAKKTIQVNNPATEETLGTVPDLETANILDAIAAAAAAWPMWRSKTAAERAELLYRWYTLILENINDLAVLLTLEQGKPLKEAMEEIRYGASFIQWFAEEGKRVYGDIIPAPLPKQHLFVSKQSVGVVAAITPWNFPNAMITRKCAPALAAGCTIILKPSVLTPFSALALAVLAEKAGIPAGVFNIVTGNSELIGNIFTDSPLIRKISFTGSTVIGKLLMQKAASSVKKISLELGGNAPFIVFDDADIDKAILGAIASKFRNSGQTCICTNRFYVHEKIYATFTKKLTHAIQQLKVGNGLEDNVQIGPLINQSAINKVKKHIADALEKGAELVCGGKMHTLGGSFFQPTLLKNCTAEMLIAKEETFGPVAALFKFSEEREAIHLANDTEFGLAAYFYAQNVNRIIDVAQQLDYGIVGINTGRASNEVAPFGGFKQSGIGREGSKYGIEEYLEIKYVCLNTD, from the coding sequence ATGAAATTAAATAATGCTTCGCTGTTTCAGCAAAATTGTTTTATTAATCGAAAATGGATCCAGGCAAAAAAAACTATTCAAGTTAACAACCCTGCTACCGAGGAAACCCTAGGGACCGTTCCAGATTTAGAAACAGCAAACATACTTGATGCCATCGCCGCCGCAGCAGCAGCCTGGCCGATGTGGCGCTCGAAGACCGCCGCCGAACGTGCCGAGTTGTTATATCGTTGGTACACGCTAATTTTAGAGAACATTAATGATTTAGCCGTATTATTAACACTCGAACAAGGCAAACCACTTAAAGAAGCTATGGAAGAAATTCGTTATGGCGCTTCTTTCATTCAATGGTTTGCTGAAGAAGGAAAACGTGTCTACGGTGATATCATTCCCGCCCCCTTACCCAAACAACATTTGTTTGTCAGTAAACAATCCGTCGGCGTGGTAGCTGCGATTACACCTTGGAATTTTCCTAATGCCATGATCACACGTAAATGCGCGCCCGCTTTAGCAGCTGGCTGTACTATCATACTCAAACCCTCGGTGTTAACCCCTTTTTCAGCGTTGGCATTGGCGGTACTCGCCGAAAAAGCCGGGATTCCCGCGGGAGTGTTTAATATAGTCACCGGTAATTCCGAATTAATTGGCAATATTTTTACCGATAGCCCCCTAATACGCAAAATTTCTTTCACTGGCTCAACAGTGATTGGTAAACTACTAATGCAGAAAGCGGCCAGTTCGGTAAAAAAAATATCTTTAGAGTTAGGTGGTAATGCGCCGTTTATTGTTTTCGATGATGCCGATATCGATAAAGCCATCCTGGGCGCTATTGCATCGAAATTTCGTAATAGTGGTCAAACCTGTATTTGTACCAATCGTTTTTATGTTCATGAAAAAATCTATGCAACCTTTACAAAAAAATTAACTCATGCCATCCAACAATTAAAAGTGGGTAACGGTTTAGAAGATAATGTTCAAATAGGTCCCTTGATCAATCAGTCCGCCATTAATAAAGTGAAAAAACATATAGCTGATGCGCTAGAAAAAGGCGCTGAACTGGTATGTGGTGGAAAAATGCATACTTTAGGTGGAAGTTTTTTTCAACCTACACTCTTAAAAAATTGCACAGCCGAAATGTTAATCGCTAAAGAAGAAACCTTTGGACCTGTCGCAGCATTATTTAAGTTTTCTGAAGAAAGAGAAGCCATTCATTTAGCAAATGACACTGAGTTTGGACTCGCCGCTTATTTTTATGCGCAAAATGTCAATCGAATTATCGATGTCGCGCAACAATTAGACTATGGCATAGTCGGCATCAACACCGGACGTGCTTCCAATGAAGTCGCGCCCTTCGGTGGCTTCAAACAATCCGGCATAGGCCGTGAAGGCTCAAAATATGGTATCGAAGAATATTTAGAAATTAAATATGTCTGTTTGAATACCGATTAA
- the dut gene encoding dUTP diphosphatase, which produces MQNIQLKILDSRLGEEFPLPSYATDGSAGLDLRACSKQTIQLLPNQTELISTGLAIHIAQPNLAAVILPRSGLGHKHGIVLGNLIGLIDSDYQGELFISCWNRGHSEFAIQPGDRIAQLVFVPVVRTQFELVPEFVETERGAGGFGHSGVQ; this is translated from the coding sequence ATGCAAAACATCCAGCTGAAAATTTTGGACTCCCGATTAGGCGAGGAATTTCCATTGCCAAGCTATGCGACCGATGGGTCTGCGGGGCTTGATTTACGCGCTTGTAGCAAGCAAACCATACAATTATTACCGAACCAGACTGAGTTAATTTCAACCGGTTTAGCCATTCACATCGCACAGCCAAATTTAGCCGCGGTGATTTTACCGCGCTCTGGTCTTGGTCATAAGCACGGTATTGTGCTCGGAAATCTAATTGGTCTCATCGACTCCGATTATCAGGGTGAGTTATTTATTTCATGTTGGAATCGCGGCCATAGTGAATTTGCTATCCAACCCGGAGATAGAATTGCACAGCTGGTATTTGTACCCGTGGTTCGAACGCAATTTGAACTGGTTCCGGAATTTGTAGAAACCGAACGTGGTGCAGGTGGTTTTGGACATTCTGGCGTGCAATAA
- a CDS encoding glycine zipper 2TM domain-containing protein: MKKFNSFVLIGVLLVGLTACDSMTPDQRRVAGGLGGAAVGGLLGNTIGGGSGNTIATIAGAGLGAVAGSSLAGSSGNRY, translated from the coding sequence ATGAAAAAATTTAATTCATTCGTCCTAATAGGCGTTTTATTAGTAGGCCTAACCGCCTGTGACTCAATGACACCCGACCAAAGACGCGTCGCTGGTGGCTTAGGTGGTGCTGCGGTGGGTGGTCTTTTAGGCAACACAATTGGCGGAGGTTCGGGTAATACGATAGCTACGATAGCCGGCGCCGGATTAGGTGCTGTAGCAGGAAGCAGTCTTGCAGGCAGCTCAGGTAATCGCTACTAG
- the smc gene encoding chromosome segregation protein SMC: protein MPIKPINTLIMRLESIKLAGFKSFVDPTTVAFPSNLTAIVGPNGCGKSNIIDAIRWVMGESSAKQLRGQSLDDVIFNGCHTRKPLGKAAIELNFDNSDASLGGQYSSYTQISIRREITREGQSIYSLNGTRCRRRDIRDIFLGTGLGPRSYAIIEQGMISRIVEAKPEELRAYIEEAAGISKYKERRRETELRLEHTQENLNRLNDLREELSKQLKHLQRQANAAERYKTLKQEERLLKAQLQTLRYRTFQEQLHSQIEEIQSVEEQLHTSQLEQQHLSAQIVTDRAEQTQARLNFDKIQTEYYELGNNITRLEENLRTQTTQLQQNQLELADLTKKKSVLEQQCQSSVASQVQIKQTLTELQQKQNDLQIATEQSQALLKEAEKNYAEWQTKWEKTQTSFAELKQQQHSAATQNHYYQQQSQTLNLRIERLLQDHAEQAKILNFQAEQPEDLNQVLAQVAEKQTLCKTQHEQITQQIIEQRSRLQQLTKELDQLKSRLQITQGEYASLMALQQEALGKREHTLLQWFKKHNLTEQPRLVQLLQVETGWERAVEVALNQHIQAVCFTDRDSLDDFLNNPPPNTVSLMTKSMPCEHFATTFQNQLALAPISSKFTAPWPLEHLLAGVYVAENMTEAMQYTKQLKSYESIITREGICLGNHWIHLTAGHDHKAGLLQREREIAQLQKAQQDIQEQLENKQNDYQCVQKQLKELEDAQALQQKHSAELIAQQADLSARQKVQQARISQAEQRLQVIQQELQETKQNYASTLEKLQQTCEEQKIADAQLQQMEKQRLIYLQDKETLQNLRSESMRITKANETELHQHELRLQSTHHQLNTELATLSNVKQQHLQLEQRLDQLHKILDVAENPITSLQQQLNLQLDTKNKLGLQLKNSQIQLETIDERIKHAEDQLQTLETNLNVDRDGLEQQRLLSQELRIRAKTLEEQLQEQGYELETLLSEIPAGQIDIAECETQLTQLTQRIEQMGAVNLAALEEQQIVSEREKYLDDQYKDLTAALEMLQTAIQKMDKETRNRFKETFDKVNQNFTLLFPRLFSGGVASLQLQDPDLLSSGICIMAQPPGKRNSTIHLLSGGEKALTATALVFSFFQLNPAPFCMLDEVDAPLDDTNVLRFCKLVKEMSNEVQFIFISHNKVAIEMAHHLAGVTMHEPGVSRMVAVDLEKAIAIAQA, encoded by the coding sequence TTGCCTATCAAACCGATCAATACACTTATTATGCGTCTAGAAAGTATCAAATTAGCAGGATTCAAATCCTTTGTTGACCCAACTACGGTGGCTTTTCCGAGTAATCTTACCGCTATTGTAGGGCCCAACGGCTGTGGAAAATCGAATATTATCGATGCCATACGCTGGGTTATGGGCGAAAGCTCTGCGAAACAGTTACGCGGTCAATCACTGGATGATGTGATATTCAATGGCTGCCATACCCGTAAACCACTGGGTAAAGCGGCTATTGAGCTAAATTTTGATAACTCCGATGCCAGCCTCGGCGGCCAATACAGTAGTTACACGCAAATTTCGATACGGCGTGAAATCACACGGGAAGGCCAATCGATCTATTCGCTGAATGGCACGCGCTGTCGCAGACGAGATATACGTGACATTTTCCTAGGAACCGGCCTGGGTCCGCGCAGTTATGCCATTATCGAACAAGGCATGATTTCTCGCATAGTCGAAGCTAAACCCGAAGAGCTTCGCGCTTATATTGAAGAAGCAGCCGGCATCTCAAAATATAAAGAACGACGTCGTGAAACTGAATTACGCTTAGAACATACACAGGAAAATTTAAATCGTTTAAATGACTTAAGAGAAGAGCTCAGTAAGCAGCTTAAGCATTTACAGCGTCAAGCTAATGCCGCGGAACGCTATAAAACACTTAAGCAAGAAGAACGTTTGCTAAAAGCTCAACTACAGACTTTACGTTACCGAACATTTCAGGAACAACTACACTCTCAGATAGAAGAAATACAATCTGTTGAAGAACAACTACATACCTCTCAACTTGAACAACAGCATTTATCAGCGCAGATAGTAACGGATCGTGCCGAACAAACCCAAGCAAGACTAAATTTTGATAAAATCCAAACAGAATATTATGAACTAGGCAATAATATAACTCGTTTGGAAGAAAATTTACGCACACAGACAACCCAGCTTCAGCAAAATCAGCTCGAACTAGCCGATTTAACTAAAAAGAAATCGGTTCTTGAACAGCAATGCCAATCCAGTGTAGCGAGTCAGGTGCAAATTAAGCAAACGCTTACCGAACTTCAGCAAAAACAAAATGATCTCCAAATAGCGACTGAACAAAGTCAAGCCTTGTTAAAAGAAGCTGAAAAAAATTATGCCGAATGGCAAACAAAATGGGAAAAAACTCAAACTTCTTTTGCTGAACTGAAGCAGCAACAACATAGTGCGGCAACACAAAATCATTATTATCAACAGCAATCACAAACATTAAACCTACGTATTGAACGTTTACTGCAAGATCATGCTGAACAAGCTAAAATTTTAAATTTTCAGGCTGAACAACCTGAAGATTTAAACCAAGTTTTAGCTCAAGTTGCAGAAAAACAAACACTGTGTAAAACGCAACATGAACAAATAACTCAACAAATTATTGAACAGCGTTCCCGTTTACAACAATTAACTAAAGAACTCGATCAACTAAAAAGTCGCCTACAAATCACTCAAGGCGAATATGCTTCGCTGATGGCCTTGCAACAAGAAGCTTTAGGTAAACGTGAACACACCCTGTTGCAATGGTTTAAAAAACATAATTTAACCGAACAACCTCGACTGGTACAGTTATTGCAAGTTGAAACCGGCTGGGAGCGTGCTGTAGAAGTTGCCCTAAATCAACACATCCAAGCGGTATGTTTTACCGATCGTGATTCATTAGATGATTTTTTAAATAACCCGCCACCGAACACCGTCAGCTTAATGACAAAGTCGATGCCGTGTGAACATTTTGCAACGACCTTCCAGAATCAGTTAGCGCTAGCACCTATCAGTAGTAAATTTACCGCTCCATGGCCGCTCGAACACCTATTAGCGGGAGTGTATGTCGCAGAGAACATGACTGAAGCCATGCAATATACCAAGCAATTGAAAAGTTATGAATCCATCATCACACGCGAAGGAATTTGTTTAGGAAATCATTGGATACACTTAACCGCCGGTCATGATCATAAAGCAGGCTTATTGCAACGGGAACGTGAAATCGCTCAGCTACAAAAAGCTCAACAGGATATTCAAGAACAACTTGAAAATAAACAAAATGATTATCAATGCGTGCAAAAGCAATTAAAAGAACTGGAAGATGCACAAGCGCTACAACAAAAGCATTCTGCTGAATTAATTGCCCAACAAGCGGATTTAAGCGCACGGCAAAAAGTACAACAAGCTCGGATATCCCAAGCTGAACAACGTCTGCAAGTGATACAACAAGAATTGCAGGAAACTAAACAAAATTATGCAAGTACACTTGAAAAATTACAGCAAACCTGCGAGGAGCAAAAGATAGCGGACGCACAGCTACAGCAAATGGAGAAACAACGGCTGATATATTTGCAAGATAAAGAAACATTACAAAATCTACGCAGTGAATCTATGCGTATCACCAAAGCTAATGAAACAGAACTTCATCAACATGAGTTACGTTTACAATCCACACATCATCAACTCAATACCGAGCTTGCCACTTTATCCAACGTAAAACAGCAACATTTGCAGTTAGAGCAACGACTTGATCAATTGCATAAAATACTGGACGTGGCTGAAAATCCGATAACTTCACTCCAGCAACAACTCAATCTACAACTCGATACGAAAAATAAACTTGGCTTACAACTTAAAAACAGCCAAATACAGTTAGAAACCATTGATGAAAGAATTAAACACGCCGAAGATCAACTACAAACACTGGAAACTAATCTTAATGTAGATCGTGATGGCTTAGAACAGCAACGTTTATTATCGCAAGAATTACGTATACGCGCTAAAACCTTAGAAGAGCAATTACAAGAACAAGGTTATGAACTGGAAACACTTTTATCAGAAATTCCCGCTGGACAGATCGATATCGCTGAATGTGAAACGCAATTGACACAATTAACTCAGCGTATTGAACAAATGGGTGCAGTAAATCTCGCTGCTTTAGAAGAGCAGCAAATCGTTTCAGAACGTGAAAAATACTTAGACGATCAATATAAAGATTTAACCGCTGCTTTAGAAATGTTACAAACAGCCATACAAAAAATGGATAAAGAAACGCGTAACCGTTTTAAAGAAACCTTCGATAAAGTCAATCAGAATTTCACTCTTTTATTTCCACGATTGTTTTCAGGCGGTGTCGCTTCATTACAACTTCAAGATCCCGATTTACTGAGCAGTGGTATCTGCATCATGGCGCAACCGCCCGGAAAACGAAATAGCACCATACACCTGCTTTCAGGCGGAGAAAAAGCTTTGACTGCAACGGCTTTGGTTTTTTCGTTTTTCCAGTTAAATCCGGCTCCTTTCTGTATGTTAGATGAAGTTGATGCGCCCTTAGACGACACTAATGTTTTGAGATTTTGTAAGTTAGTGAAAGAGATGTCGAATGAAGTACAATTTATTTTTATCAGCCATAATAAAGTAGCCATAGAAATGGCACATCACTTAGCCGGAGTGACGATGCATGAGCCTGGCGTATCACGGATGGTCGCAGTCGATCTAGAAAAAGCCATAGCCATTGCTCAAGCGTAA
- a CDS encoding cell division protein ZipA C-terminal FtsZ-binding domain-containing protein, which produces MDIDYLLIILPSIIFLGVFGLILIIWHGHFRSKKEKEKVHLNAEDSVTEPSSQTKPYSQQSDFWQGAARMKQPECINIHEDCELSGNTAKNSSAKSISTTSRLEPTLTQSNIKEETTNSTNCATQHDIDNYIILQLMAPQQRPYRGYELIQTLTSAGFHYGRMNIFHFYADPLSKKELLFSLASAIEPGTFDLDNTGEIVCPGLCLFMSIHKVKSALTALDLMWETAQILAQDLGGILCDRQLQPIEDLTRYHTQLHTYA; this is translated from the coding sequence ATGGACATTGACTACTTACTCATTATTTTACCCAGTATTATTTTCCTCGGAGTTTTTGGTTTAATACTCATTATTTGGCATGGACATTTTCGCAGTAAAAAAGAAAAAGAAAAAGTCCATTTAAATGCTGAGGATTCAGTAACAGAGCCTTCGTCTCAAACCAAACCATACTCACAGCAATCGGATTTTTGGCAAGGCGCCGCGAGAATGAAGCAACCGGAGTGTATTAATATACATGAGGATTGCGAATTGAGCGGCAACACAGCCAAAAATTCAAGTGCGAAGAGTATATCAACAACATCGCGACTCGAGCCTACTCTAACTCAATCAAACATTAAAGAAGAAACCACCAACAGCACAAACTGCGCGACCCAACATGATATTGATAATTATATTATCTTACAGTTAATGGCTCCTCAACAAAGACCTTATCGAGGATATGAACTTATCCAAACACTGACGAGTGCGGGTTTTCATTATGGCAGGATGAATATTTTTCATTTTTATGCTGATCCTTTAAGCAAGAAAGAACTTTTGTTTAGTCTCGCTTCCGCTATCGAACCCGGAACGTTTGATTTAGATAATACTGGAGAAATAGTTTGCCCTGGATTATGCCTATTTATGTCAATTCATAAGGTCAAATCTGCACTGACCGCGCTTGACTTAATGTGGGAAACCGCACAAATTCTCGCTCAAGATCTGGGCGGCATACTCTGCGATAGACAATTACAGCCCATTGAGGATCTGACTCGTTATCATACACAGTTACATACTTATGCCTAA